The following coding sequences are from one bacterium window:
- a CDS encoding glutamine synthetase type III, translating to ALVAPKNVDMLMRQKVFTLSEIESRYHTKLEQYIKTIEIECETLNNLINGMVIPAAMTYQATLIEVVQGLKSLNAVVTEASYHPEIDLLKKVTETIARLKASQNDLMAAVEKAEVIEDLSRRAKFIADHIIPLMTKVRKPADELENLVADDLWPLPKYSEMLFIL from the coding sequence ATGCCCTGGTGGCGCCCAAAAATGTCGATATGTTGATGCGGCAAAAGGTCTTCACCTTGAGTGAAATCGAGTCGCGTTATCACACCAAACTGGAACAATACATCAAGACCATCGAGATCGAGTGCGAGACCTTGAACAACCTGATCAACGGCATGGTGATTCCCGCAGCCATGACCTACCAGGCAACGCTCATCGAGGTGGTGCAGGGATTGAAAAGCCTTAACGCCGTGGTGACCGAAGCTTCGTACCATCCCGAGATCGATCTGCTGAAAAAAGTCACGGAGACCATCGCCCGGCTCAAAGCCAGCCAGAACGATTTGATGGCCGCTGTGGAAAAAGCAGAGGTGATCGAGGATCTGTCGCGTCGCGCCAAGTTCATCGCGGATCACATTATTCCTTTGATGACCAAGGTGCGCAAACCAGCGGACGAGCTGGAGAACCTGGTGGCGGACGATCTGTGGCCGTTGC